In the genome of Microplitis demolitor isolate Queensland-Clemson2020A chromosome 5, iyMicDemo2.1a, whole genome shotgun sequence, the window aataatgaaaagaaatcaaataatcataaataattaaatttatttagtttatagatcaaaattattcaacaaTAATTCTAACAGTGAAATGGggcatttatatattttattacagtcagatatagatttatatgCAGTGTCATATTTATCAAAGTTATTTCCTTGATTTTCTTCGTGgctataaatgaaaaaaacataagtTTATACTATATTTCATAGCTTAATCATATCGATTGTCTTCAATATTTGACACAAAATGGagataatatacatatatatatatatatatatatatatatatatatatatatatgtatatataggcTTTACCTCAATATTACACGCAATAAATCATCGAGGAATGAAATCCCGGGTGGTTGTAAGAACATTTTCGATTCACATATTGTCCTCAGTATGCAATTCTTACCAGAGAAACCAagtctgtaaaaaaaaaaaaataaaaaaaaaacaagaaggGTTTTGATTTATATCtcaatttacataaatatatcctTTTGACTATTTATTGACGTAgacttaataaatatgtatatttttttatcccgTTTATACTGCTGATGAGATGACAGAACAGAATAAATATGGCCattaattgaatttgattATTCTCTAAACAATTAATTGGATCACGAGCAGTTCATCCTCTCTTTGATGTAAAATGTGCACAGCCAACAATGATATATAAACTACTAACGTTAACTCGCTTTGTTTCGATTGATAAACCAGAGTAAATTCGTTAAATCCTACACAATTCCCATAACATtctctacatatatatttatatgtatatattaattgtGACATTATTGTTAAACGCTGCTATTTATACAATAGACTAATTTTCGGAGCAATCATATCAATTTGTAGTGTTAATACTTAGcagctttaattaaattataattgtaattacaattacttttttatccattaataattttaaattaatctctTACTCAGGAaactattaattacttttctgTAATAaccttattaattaaaagctcttggaaatgaaatatttaaaattagatcTCAATTACCTGTCAAGTGCcaattcaaatgttttataaaaatctctTTTATGTCGTCGTAATTTatgattagatttttttttaattatttttttatcgacgtTGTCATAAGGAATTGGCCAGATCATGTCGAATTCTAAATCTAAATTCCAGTTAGTCGGTTCCTTTACTTGAATTGATTTCAAACCCGTGATTGTCATCTATACACACACAGATgtgaataatgataataagtgataataattataatgataataaagttatataatataattaatgggAGATATGAAATATAATGATAGTTTGGTTTTTGAGGTAGATAGAGATTTAGTGTAATTTAGCTTACCACGAATGTGGTGCTCTTGGGAAAGACCAGGTGTCGTCTCTTACGATGTAGTAGTTTCCTAAAGTTAGTTCCAGGTGTCATAGTATCCAGAGGACACTCAGAGTTGGCAAGAGTCAACTGCAGAATCTCAAGAACACTTTGGATGATGAGTAACGAACGTTCAACTCTCATGACGAGCTATTTCTacgtgaagaaaaaaatatataaacttttgtcTTACAGTCTTTACTTTAGTTGGCTCGATAATCTTcggaggaagaagaagaagaagatgatgatgataagaAAGAACAAGtataaaatggaaaaaaattaagaagaaCGAAGAGGAAGAAAAGAGTCGAGAGAGTCTTTTGGAGGATGAAAACTCGTTCGACAGCCGTTGCTACCAGTGCTGGCAGATTGTTTGGCGTGCGAGTTATCGAAGTTCCAGAGACGTGATGAGAGCTAACGCAAGTCAACTGTTATAtccactgaaattttttttcttgtaaataaaaattttttactaaaatcgAATCCTAAATcagtttattttagttttcataTTACTTTGTACAATGGAGTAGTTAACCAGAGTTGAATTACCTTCTGAAGTGAAATGggctgaagaaaaattaaccgccactttaaatttcttgaattatttattattcatcttCTTCTAtttttcaagctcttaaaattttataaaataattgttgtaaaaattttcatgagaaaataaaattaaataattccaaatccttgacaaaatatatattttttatttttattagctttacTCCCCTTTCTATCATCAATCATGTCGACAATCGAGagcagtgaaaaaaattatcttgtcacaaaatcatattttaatatctaaaaatataaaatccataaactcatcataaaataatattattctctctatttaaattaatttttcctcacCACTTTCATTCTGACAAATAGATGTAccgtaaaagaaaataaaatttttaaaaaaacaacttttcttcaacgaatttttttcacaaatccgacttttttttagtatttacgCGATGCATTATTCTATACTTTGTTGTAACATAAAAAAGCCAACTCTACTTTTTCTCTTTATCCACCTCtctgtaaatataaaaatatatatatatatatatatatatatatatatatatatacatatttttatatgaaaatatacatgtatagaTAGATCAAAAACATGTGAAGAGTACGATGTTGTTGACGATGAACTGCGACACTAGTTCGCCAGCAGGAAATTACACTCCTacatttgtataaatatatatatatatatatgtgtatatgtacaCACACTCGTCATATCTAAAGTTTTAATCCTAGATGACATTTTCCTTGTACATGGTAACATTTATATGCATTTTAATATCCCAACacatgttaataattttttattcttcgcagaaccataaaaaattcatttgtagCAAAGTCATATATGAgtaatgagtaaaaaattatattaaataaaaaaacatgacGATGTAtacaaaatgtttattaatattcaaataaatagaaaaaaaactgtatAAATTTTAGCGAGAATGATAAAGTAGGTATGcggttattaataaaattccatAGGGTTATTTTCATCCTTGTCATTTTAGTACTATCTTTCTCAGTTACTTTCCCTCGAGTAGCGCTGTAAGCGTctcataaatttatcactacCAAGTTCAGTCCTCGGTGAATTTAACCGTTATCGATGTTAAATTATCGCTTAACCCCACGAGAAAAAACTTATCTCGTTATTTCTTGTtacacttttttctttttattatcatgtatttttttctttccattacttttatttcatttaattttattttagttagttttgtttttttaattatacacatatatactttataccggtgattaaataaataaagacatttttaaagaaaaaaaacatcggAACAAGTGGGATAAATTTCATCACAATTGTTATTGGAGTCGTGAGCTAGCTCGTATTGAGTTTTTGGGTCGACGTCGTAAGAACCGCCGGGTAATCTGTAAAAAACGAATAAGAAAGGGAACGTGGtgagttattaaataaaataaccaggtaattaaattaatgtgtATGAAGTAATAAAGAAGATTATTACTTTGTCAGGTTTCACATGAAAAACTCGTACTCGTGTATGAATATGTGTGAGTGTATGTAAATATGAGTTTATATGTTGCGGAAAAGTGATTTTAATAAGTGAATGAATGATGCGCAGCACTCACGTGAATATAGAGTAAAGAATTTCTTCTATAAAGCTGCCTTTTCCGACGTCAGAGTCATTTCTTCTTGCTGCTTGACAAAGAGCTTTAAGCACGCAGGCTTTGCCATCTTTGCCTCGTCTGCAAAGACAAAAGACATCTtcttactttattattaataaattattatatattttataaaaccgCTCCAAGTTTATCATGCAgactttgatttaaaaaaaaaaaaaaaaaaaacaaaaaaaaaaacaaagctgTGATaggtttgaaaaataaaaatgaagtaaCAAATAATCTGGAAATCTATATCGAGTAGATATTTagggttttaattaatttacaatttatcaattcaaCCGTACATTATTACTTGCTAATGAATGAGCGTAATACAAATTGAGAGGATGACTAATttgaatcattaattaaacagattaataattacccatgtgaaaaaaagttaaaacaaattttatatactgaaaatatattaaattttttttttttttttaaattaaagatgaTTGTTTGTAAATTTGCCAAGTAATTTCGTAGCAATTATCTACTTTCAGTACATATTTGAGTTTATAATAGGGTATCATAAcatgatatattataatacCGAAACAAGCTTAACGTCACGTTACTAAATGACTCAACGTCCGCGAAAAGCTCAACTTTGTTGCGGCAAATATCAGCAGCCGTGATGTGACGTTGCAACACGTTTAAGAAGCCACTCATGCGTTATAACTCCCTACTGGTACTGACATCTTTCCGGTGGTGTGATAACTGAGTTCTTACCTAagtatatgtaaatatttaatgcatatttaatttatgacagaAAAATATCGAGACTCGAGTAAAttggataaataatttttttctatttttgttgttgttgttgttgatttatttaattattctgatGTTAACATAGGATGGAGAATGATGTTAAAGATAACATCGTTAAAACTCGTCGGGTGGACGGTTATTCCGAGCCTCAGAAATAACTGGTATCCCAGGGGCATGTGATAGCAGTGCAATATCGATATCTTCTTAACTGAACCAGCTATTCATACGGGTCTATATATATTGTCCTAAGCTTGATAGCCTATGAAGCTGAGGTTATCTTGACTTTATCGATGGTGaacgataaaatatatttatttataacatatatGAGTATGAAGGATCAAGTTTGATGTAAAGGATAAGATCAagttatcaaatatttttaattaaaaaacataaacttGATATTGAGAAAAAAGGTCTTTAAAggtataagaaaatttttttacggctTGAGTTTACTGAAATCTATGAAAgttgtattatttaatgagTCTAAGCGTCTCGATGTTATCTCCTCTGTAGATCCATCagcttatttttttcactctgTCGACTAATTATCATCAGTAATTgatagatattaaaaaaatgattttcatgaaaaagtTAAGTTGctaacagaataaaaataaaaaaacgaatcgATAAGAATCAATAGCTCATTTATATTCCGCGATATACTCGTGCAATAGACTTTTACTGTTATTTTagtttgaaagtttaaattcaattgattGAGTGACTTACGTGCTCAACATTAACTCCACTTTTCGATACAGTTCTCTTCTGCTACGTCGGTGATAAACCTCAGCAGGTTTTCGGTAAGGCACCGAGTTTTTGTGCGGCAGTTCCCAAGCCAATCCCGCTGTTACTCCCACTGTAAAGAAGCTTTCTGGCTTGGCATAGGTCCCGATCGTCAAACAGTAAACCATCTGCATtcgaatttcataaaattttattttcccatttatcattttatttaattcaattgtcattagacttttttatttatcccgatacgaaataataatatttacttaacaatTTACTGTACCTGTACATTACTTCCTTgtggaaatattaaatatctttttgGTACTTCTCTCTTTGTTAGATTTAATTTACTACCGACATTATTGCTTGCTtctattattacaataataataacaataaataaaaaatataaaaaaggtaaatttatatttgttgtCATTTCGAGTTTAGACCAACGACTGACTTTTTTTGTGGCAACACAGTGACAAGTGTAacgggttttattttttttttaacgctaaattgtaaattaaacatTTCTTACAAAGCTTCCGGTTATGAATTCTtggtcattatttttaattgtaaataaatttaatattttttttttattttatttataaataaatgtaaaatacatattttcgAGTGATACAAGGATTTTTtgggcataaaattttttttataaaggtGTTAATAGTTGTTAAAAGTTTCCTTTAGTATAAAGTAAAAGTGTCAAAAGTCA includes:
- the LOC103575294 gene encoding uncharacterized protein LOC103575294, whose amino-acid sequence is MFNLQFSVKKKIKPVTLVTVLPQKKSVVEASNNVGSKLNLTKREVPKRYLIFPQGSNVQMVYCLTIGTYAKPESFFTVGVTAGLAWELPHKNSVPYRKPAEVYHRRSRRELYRKVELMLSTRGKDGKACVLKALCQAARRNDSDVGKGSFIEEILYSIFT
- the LOC103575293 gene encoding uncharacterized protein LOC103575293, whose amino-acid sequence is MTITGLKSIQVKEPTNWNLDLEFDMIWPIPYDNVDKKIIKKKSNHKLRRHKRDFYKTFELALDRLGFSGKNCILRTICESKMFLQPPGISFLDDLLRVILSHEENQGNNFDKYDTAYKSISDCNKIYKCPISLLELLLNNFDL